A genomic region of Salinibacter pepae contains the following coding sequences:
- a CDS encoding LexA family protein, translating to MSLLCSADDPPPSSVQSDVVVTAARPARHTPRLRQPFFLTRVEAGFPSPASDYVETELDLAEHLIEHEAATYYLRVSGTSMTRAGIHDGDILVVDRAVEPADGDVVVAALDAELTVKRLRTRDGRAVLVPESQHHDPIPVRDGQELVVWGVVQHVVHEVS from the coding sequence ATGTCGCTTTTGTGCAGTGCCGATGACCCGCCCCCCTCCTCTGTCCAGTCCGACGTCGTCGTGACGGCCGCGCGTCCGGCCCGTCACACGCCGCGCCTACGCCAGCCCTTTTTCCTGACCCGGGTCGAGGCCGGCTTCCCGTCGCCCGCCTCCGACTACGTGGAAACCGAGCTGGACCTGGCCGAGCACCTGATTGAGCACGAGGCCGCGACCTACTACCTCCGGGTGTCGGGGACGTCCATGACACGGGCGGGCATTCACGACGGGGACATCCTGGTGGTCGACCGGGCCGTGGAGCCCGCGGACGGAGACGTCGTGGTGGCCGCGCTCGACGCCGAGCTGACCGTCAAGCGGCTCCGGACGCGCGACGGACGGGCCGTCCTCGTCCCCGAGAGCCAGCACCACGACCCCATTCCGGTCCGGGACGGGCAGGAGCTCGTGGTGTGGGGCGTCGTGCAACACGTGGTCCATGAAGTGTCGTGA
- a CDS encoding Y-family DNA polymerase produces the protein MDSVIALIDCQAFYVSCERVFDPALRGRPTVVLSNNDGCAIARSAAVKAAGVPMGAPVFKWRDELEAMDAAVLSSNYALYADLSRRVAAVLETMSIDLERYSIDECFVTLPALDRDALRALGERIRRRVRDWVGIPVRVAIGPTKSLAKIADEKAKADKRAGDGTGVYVCPPEPDLDVLLSRTDVGDVWGIGPSYEETLREHGVTTAAEFRALPDPWLRSTMTVVGLRLARELRGQRCLDLDLVGPDRQSLVRSRSFGAPVEAKAELRQALAKHAQRAAEKLREEDLVARGISAFITTKTHGPPPHYADEAQATLDEHTAAASPFVRSSRRLLDVLYRAGPAYRKAGVMLYAIRPRRPHQGSLFGRPLQDDEALMQAVDRINGTMGRGTIGVAAAGLPGDRDWTMTRDHTSPRYTTRWDELPVARA, from the coding sequence GTGGATTCCGTCATCGCCCTCATCGACTGCCAGGCCTTCTACGTTAGCTGCGAGCGCGTCTTCGACCCCGCGCTCCGCGGCCGCCCCACCGTCGTGCTGTCCAACAACGACGGCTGCGCCATCGCCCGCTCCGCGGCGGTAAAGGCGGCGGGCGTGCCGATGGGCGCGCCGGTGTTCAAGTGGCGGGACGAGCTGGAGGCGATGGACGCGGCGGTCCTGTCGAGCAACTACGCGCTCTACGCCGACCTGAGCCGTCGCGTGGCCGCGGTGCTCGAGACGATGAGCATCGACCTGGAGCGGTACTCCATCGACGAGTGCTTCGTGACGCTGCCCGCGCTCGACCGCGACGCCCTCCGGGCGCTGGGCGAGCGCATCCGCCGTCGCGTGCGGGACTGGGTCGGGATCCCGGTGCGCGTGGCGATCGGGCCCACCAAGTCGCTCGCCAAAATCGCGGACGAGAAGGCCAAGGCCGACAAGCGGGCGGGCGACGGGACGGGGGTGTACGTGTGCCCGCCGGAGCCGGACCTCGACGTGCTGCTCTCCCGCACCGACGTGGGGGACGTGTGGGGCATTGGGCCGAGCTACGAAGAGACGCTGCGCGAGCACGGGGTCACCACGGCGGCGGAATTCCGGGCGCTGCCGGACCCGTGGCTCCGGTCGACGATGACGGTGGTGGGGCTGCGCCTCGCCCGCGAGCTGCGGGGACAGCGGTGTCTCGACCTGGACCTCGTGGGGCCCGACCGCCAATCGCTCGTCCGGTCCCGCTCGTTCGGCGCGCCCGTGGAGGCGAAGGCGGAGCTGCGGCAGGCCCTCGCCAAGCACGCGCAGCGGGCCGCCGAGAAGCTGCGGGAGGAGGACCTCGTGGCCCGAGGGATCAGTGCGTTTATCACCACCAAGACGCACGGCCCGCCGCCCCACTACGCGGACGAGGCCCAGGCCACGCTCGACGAGCACACCGCGGCGGCCTCGCCCTTCGTCCGGTCGTCCCGTCGCCTTTTGGACGTCCTCTACCGGGCGGGCCCGGCCTACCGGAAGGCCGGCGTCATGCTGTACGCGATCCGGCCCCGGCGGCCCCATCAGGGCAGCCTGTTCGGCCGCCCCCTCCAGGACGACGAGGCCCTCATGCAGGCCGTAGATCGGATCAACGGCACCATGGGGCGGGGCACCATCGGGGTCGCGGCGGCGGGCCTGCCGGGCGACCGCGACTGGACCATGACGCGCGACCACACCTCCCCCCGCTACACGACCCGGTGGGACGAGCTGCCGGTGGCGAGGGCGTGA